Proteins from a single region of Esox lucius isolate fEsoLuc1 chromosome 13, fEsoLuc1.pri, whole genome shotgun sequence:
- the LOC105014081 gene encoding fish-egg lectin-like: MTVTLLNLLVFSPLAGTYVAWDCQKVGKVKDLLQIDAGQGQVVATDKSQIPYSLRGSKWSRLPGTLKHVTVGPAGTWGVNKEDAIYKYVAGNWVLAQGFLKQVDAGGDQFIVGTNRQDKPYCLSSSATLGYKGPGSPLPWTELPGNVKYYSCGPFGCWAVNKQDAIFFMRLRPDCQNNGWSGVAGQLSMIEVATDGSVFGVNSAGDLYSRDGVTSDKPWGTGWSHIPMKMPMKHVSYDLGRLWVISKSGITFLCTL; this comes from the exons ATGACAGTCACTCTATTAAACTTACTGGTCTTTAGTCCACTTGCTGGCACTTATG TGGCATGGGACTGTCAGAAGGTTGGGAAAGTGAAAGATCTGTTGCAGATTGATGCCGGACAAGGTCAGGTGGTTGCAACAGACAAAAGTCAGATTCCCTACTCCCTCCGAGGGTCCAAATGGAGCCGCCTGCCTGGTACTCTGAAGCATGTCACTGTTGGACCAGCAGGGACCTGGGGGGTCAACAAGGAGGATGCGATCTACAAGTATGTGGCTGGGAACTGGGTCCTAGCTCAAG GCTTTCTGAAGCAGGTGGATGCTGGGGGTGACCAGTTCATTGTTGGCACCAACAGGCAAGACAAACCTTACTGTTTAAGTAGTAGTGCCACACTTGGCTACAAGGGTCCTGGCTCGCCCTTGCCATGGACAGAATTACCAGGAAATGTAAAGTACTACAGTTGTGGACCCTTTGGGTGCTGGGCAGTCAACAAACAAGACGCTATCTTCTTCATGAGA CTGAGGCCAGACTGCCAAAACAATGGGTGGAGTGGTGTTGCTGGACAGCTTTCCATGATTGAGGTGGCAACTGATGGTAGTGTCTTTGGGGTCAACTCTGCAGGTGACCTCTACTCCAG aGATGGTGTCACTTCAGATAAACCCTGGGGAACTGGATGGAGCCATATCCCAATGAAGATGCCCATGAAGCACGTTAGCTATGACCTGGGCCGTCTTTGGGTCATCTCAAAGTCTGGAATCACCTTT